Part of the Deinococcus sp. QL22 genome is shown below.
CGGCGTGTCCACTGTGACCCATGGCGGCATGATCTGCACCCGGCTCCTCTGCTCCTGAAGGGTGATGGACGTGAGAGGAGGCCGCAGCAGGGCTGGGCATGGAGTGTTCCACTGCATGGGAGGTGTGACCCAACTGCGGATGCCCGGGCTGGGCTGCAGAAGGAGCGCGATCGGTGCAGGCGCAGGCGTAACCGGCCGCCTGGAGCCGGTTACGCAAGACGCGTTCCGTGACCGAGCCGAGCAGGTAGCTGAGGTGAGCAACGCCGCGAGTGCGGTCGAGATGCACACTCTCAACGCCCTCCAGCTGAGCCAGGTGGCGCTCTAGATCTGCGAATTCAGACGCGTCATAGCAGTTCTTGAAGGCCACCTCCAACACTCTGGTGGGCGGCGTGCTGGAAGGGCTCGGATGGTGCTCAATTGAATGGTCTCGCATGGTCGTCTCTCCGTGGTGCAGGTGTGGTGCCGAAGGGGCAGGAACGGTCTTGGGGGTTGATGGTCTGCCCTCTCGACCCGTCAGACTCTTGTTCGGCAATTGCGGGCTGAGGCAGAGTTTGGGTCGACTTCAGGCGAAAACCTTGAACCGTTAGGCAATCCCCTAGGGGGGGTATAAGTCCTTAAGAGAGGTGAGGTCATCAAGGGTAGGAAGATCTGCTGAGAAAGAGTCTGTTTGCCCACGATGGGCACACTAAAACTATGTTTCAAAGGAGTAGGGTTGAGGATGTTCTGGTCGTGTTTGGCCACTCGTCAATCCTTGGGCTATTTCAAGCCTATATCCTCCCCAGGGGGATTGCAAGAGGGAGATTGAGCAGTGACGTTCACCAAGCCAGTCCTGAAGCGTGAACCCCGGTAACAGCCAGATCAGGCGACCCTCCAGGCTCATGCCATCCTTTTCAAGTGGATAGGCACCTTAACACCACGGAAACACAGCGCGATTAACGTGAGCGCTGTGAAGCTTCTCTGGATAACTTGTGCAGCCCTGCTTTTTTCCCCCGTGGCCCATGCGGCGCCTTACGCCCAGCAGACCAGCTTCGGCCTCCCAGTAGCCACGGTTCAAGCGGCGCAGACACAGACGAGCGTGACCGGCACCTGGCAGCCTCTCCCCACGCTTCAAGGGGGCCGCCTGGAGAGTGCGCCCATGACCGTTCCGCCCTTCAATGAACTGATTCCCAGTTGGAATGTTCTCGGAGCCGTGGGCTCTCCCTTTACTCTAGAGGTGCGCGTTCGCCGGCCCAGCGGCCAATGGACGCCCTACTTCAACTTTGGCGTCTGGCGCGCGGCAGGAAAACGCTTGAGCGCTCCTGTGGTGAAGATGGGAGACGGCACGGTCAACACCGATACGCTGACCCTGCCGTACCGAAGCACAGCCTTTCAGTACCGGGTCGCAGTGGAAGCGGGCCAACAGGTCACGCTGCTGTCGCCGCAGATCCGCGGGCCCAACTGCTGGCGAAATACGGCCGCCCAGAGAACAACGTGAACGCCTACCAAGCTATCTCACCGAACTTCTTTCTTTAAAACCTGAAAGGACGTTCCCTGCAACTTCACCACGCTACGGCAGACACCCACGTGCCGTACCGATTTTCTCAAGTCCTGGCAGGGGCCTTGAAGCAGGCGAAGCAACCCCATGTCCTGTTCACCTACGCCAATGACAACCATGACCTCAGCAACAACTTGACGCTGGCATTGGCGCGTTCCGTCGCGTTTTTCAAGCAGAATTTGTAGATGATCGAAGGAACCCCGTGATCCAACACATAAGCCAATCGGCGCGGTGATCGAACTCGCGCCCACCGGCAGGCTTTTGCCTGCATGCCATTCCGCCTGCTTCACCCCGCGACTTTCGTGCAAGTTGCTTTGCTGATCAGTGGGGTAAGCGTCTTCACGGTCGACGAGACCTTGTCCAGTCCGGCCTGGTTCAAAGGGGAGACCCTGGGTGCAGCGTTTGAAGTGAGGCAAGCCCTTCAGTTGCCTGACGTCCCTGCCCCATCGCACTGCGCCGCTAAGCGTCATCCATCCAACTGTGTTAAAGCTGTGAAGGGGAGAAGGGTATCTATTGATGACGGTGTCAATATGGGTTGCTCTCTTGGGTCAAGTATGGCCTCTTGGCACCGAACTCAAGGCGCGGCTCCGCTCAGGTTGGCAGCGAGTGCGGGACATCCGCTTGCCACAACGGCTCACGGCAGCAACTCCGATCTGAATCGGCATCAATAGGGCTGTATGAGCTCGTGGAGGGGGCGACGATCGACGTCAGCCACAATCAGGTCGCGGAAGGTCACTTGGAAACCCTCGCGCTCTGGACTGCAGGCCATCACACCCACCTGCGCGGGCAGACCTGCCGGAAAGTAGGCCACGCGCAGCAACGTCCAAGGCGTGCCTTGGTCTGGCTGTGCATGGACGATCAGGGCATCGCCGCGCCGGATGACTCGGAACGTGACCTCAGAAAGATTGGCCGCAGGAGTGACGCTCCAATCGGAGTGTTCGTGCGTGACAACTGTGCTCCATTGCTGACGGCCCACGTATTCCACGCCGGTCTTCACCCACTGGGTTTCGCTGGCCCGCACCATGAGACCTGCCTGGTCATACAAGTGTTCGTACATGCCCTGCACGCGCACGCTCGCTGTGAATTCAAGTGGAGCCATCCCGAGGAGGGCATGGCCGTTATCTCGCACGAACCCATATTGGGTGGTACGCCAAAAGTCCGTGCGGTGTCCTGTGGCGATCTCCAGCGCACCGTCTTCCTGCTCCTGCGCATAGGGGGGTGGCGCATGCCAGATGAGGTTGTTCCACATCCTTACAGCCTAGCTCCTGAGTATCAAAAGCGACCCGGAGGCTCCCTCTGTATTTGGTTCAATTCTTCTCTCACCTATTTCAACAGGTGTAAATCAGAGTTGTGGTATTAAGTGAGGTCTTGTGCAGGACGTGTCCTGGCCTGCCTCATTGCGCTGAAGGCAACCCCAATTTCTACCGGTATCAATAGACCTCTTGCGAAAGTCGTGGGCTAAGCTGGCAGCGTGGAGCAAGACCGCCTGACACGCCTCCTGAAGATGAACCGCAAGCAATTCCGTCGACGCACCGGGGTGTACCCGGAAACGTTCGCCGAGATGGAAGCAGTGCTGGCTGAACGCGAAGAACGGAAAAAGAAATCTGGCCGCCCAGCCGCGCTTCGCGTGGCTGAACAACTCCTGATGACTCTGGAATTCTGGCGCGAGTACCGCACATTTGCACATCTGGGTGACGATTGGGGCGTCCATGACGATGGCGTGCACCGCACGGTGGAACGCGTGGAAGCAGCACTGATCGCCAGTACGCCATTCCAGATGCCCAGAAAACGCGTGTTTCAGGAAGCGCAACTCGTCTACAGCATCGTGGCGGTCGATGCTTCTGAAGTGCCGTGCGAACGACCCAAAAAAAGCAGCGCCGCTGGTACAGCGGCAAGAAAAAGCGGCATACCCTGAAGTTTCAGGTGCTGATGTGCACGGTGACGCAGCGCATCCTCGGCACGGCCACGAGTGCTGGGGCGGTTCATGATGTGAAGCTCTTTCGTCAATCTGGAGTGCGGTTGCCCCACGAGACGGCCCTGATCGGGGATGCCAGGTACCAGGGACTCTGGCGGAGCCACGGGCAGGCCATCACCCCCCATCAGGCGACGCGCGCGTCGCCTCTCTCCACCGACCAGCGCCAGGAAAACCGCGTGCTGGCCCATACCCGGCAGAGTATTGAGCATGTCATTCGCCGCATGAAGATTTTTCGTGTCCTGAAGGGCGTCTATCGCCATCGACGGCGTCGTTTCGCCCTCCGGGTTCAGCTCATTGCCGCGCTCTGCAACCTGACCCGAGCCTGCCCGTCATGACTTTCGCAAGAGGTCTAATAAACAGTTTGTCTCAGCCCTCACCCCCAGCTGACCCGCCGTTCGCTGGCTTTGGCGCCCGATGAGTTGGATCACAACTGCTGAAATTCTGACGAGGGGTCAAGGGGCAGCTTATCTGCGGGCCAGATATACCGGAGCCGCTTCACCTTCCCGCCGCCGGGAGGGGACCAGACTTCCTCATCCGCGCACCTCCCACCCTGGTGTTCATAGAAATTCCGCGCGTCGTGGTTGGCGTCCAGAACCCATAAGTAGAGGCTGGACGCTGGACTTTGAGCCCGGCAATCGCGAGCGACTTTGCGCAGTAAGGCAGCGCCGATGCCCGTTCCCTTCAGGGTCGGTTGAACATGCAGGTTGTCGAGCAACGTGCCCCAGTGTGGATGGTCATTGGAGTAGATGCAGCTGAATCCCACCAAGCTCCCGTCGAGTTCGGCGACGGTCACGTTCTGGCGTTGATCTGGTTGCTGCAACCGGCTCGTCCAGAGGCGTGTTCGGTCGGTGAGGATGTCACCGTCAAGGAAGGCGTCGCTAAACTGGCCCCGGTAAGCAGTGCGCCAGCTCAGCGCGTGAAGTTGCGCGACGGCGAGGGCATCAGCAGCGGCCGCTGGCCGGAGTTGAATCATGCCGCAATGATAGGCACTCTGCGGCGTGCTCTGGAACGGGTTGGCGTCGCGTCCTGCCGGGTTTACTCCGGAATGTCCGATCCACGGCCGCAGCTACCGGGAAGAAGTCCGGTCGGGACTCAGCCGCGTGGAAATGTACCGTCCTCCGCAGAGTTGAATCAGCTCTCAATCTCGATTAGACATCTGAGCATACATTCATATATAGTTCTGTCATGACGGCTTCTCGACCCATTTCCGGTGCCACGGAACTTGACTACTTTGTCGAAGGCATGGACTGCCCCACCTGCGTCCGCAAAATTGAAGGGGCTCTGGAACGCATGCCAGGGACGAACAATGCCCGAACCAACCTGACCAAGCAGATGCTCACCCTGACGCTTGACGAGACGCAAACCCCTCGGGCCACCTTGGAAAAGACCCTACGCAGCCTGGGCCACGAACCCCGCCTGATGAACGGCGAACACGGCGATAGGGCGCACACCCCCCGGGCCTGGTACCGCACCAATCAAGGTCGCCTGGTGTTGACCACGGGCGCGTTGCTGGTACTGGCGTTCCTGTTCGGCCTGCTCGAGCCTGCTCTGGCCGCCTGGGGCTACGTGGCCGCCACGTTGATCGGAACGTGGCCGCTGGCCAAGAAGGCGGTCGCTGCGGCCCGTGCCGGAGACCCCTTCAGCATCAACACCTTGGTGACCCTGGCGGCTATCGGTGCTCTGACCATCGGAGAGGGTGCCGAAGCGGCGGTGGTCGTGTTTTTCTTCGCCATCGGGGAACTGCTCGAAGGCATCGCTGTGGGCCGTGCCCGCAGCGGCATTCAGGCCCTGGCCGCGCTCGCCCCCAAGACTGCCTTCGTGCTGAAAAAAGGCAAGGTCTTCGAGGTGCCCGCCGATACGCTGCAGGTCGGACAGTTCGTGCAGGTTCAGCCGGGCGGCCGCGTTCCCGCTGATGGCACCATTCTCGAAGGTCAGTCGAGCCTCGACGACTCCCCCGTGACCGGCGAG
Proteins encoded:
- a CDS encoding DUF1349 domain-containing protein, with the translated sequence MWNNLIWHAPPPYAQEQEDGALEIATGHRTDFWRTTQYGFVRDNGHALLGMAPLEFTASVRVQGMYEHLYDQAGLMVRASETQWVKTGVEYVGRQQWSTVVTHEHSDWSVTPAANLSEVTFRVIRRGDALIVHAQPDQGTPWTLLRVAYFPAGLPAQVGVMACSPEREGFQVTFRDLIVADVDRRPLHELIQPY
- a CDS encoding transposase family protein, with the protein product MEQDRLTRLLKMNRKQFRRRTGVYPETFAEMEAVLAEREERKKKSGRPAALRVAEQLLMTLEFWREYRTFAHLGDDWGVHDDGVHRTVERVEAALIASTPFQMPRKRVFQEAQLVYSIVAVDASEVPCERPKKSSAAGTAARKSGIP
- a CDS encoding transposase family protein, which encodes MRTTQKKQRRWYSGKKKRHTLKFQVLMCTVTQRILGTATSAGAVHDVKLFRQSGVRLPHETALIGDARYQGLWRSHGQAITPHQATRASPLSTDQRQENRVLAHTRQSIEHVIRRMKIFRVLKGVYRHRRRRFALRVQLIAALCNLTRACPS
- a CDS encoding GNAT family N-acetyltransferase; translation: MIQLRPAAAADALAVAQLHALSWRTAYRGQFSDAFLDGDILTDRTRLWTSRLQQPDQRQNVTVAELDGSLVGFSCIYSNDHPHWGTLLDNLHVQPTLKGTGIGAALLRKVARDCRAQSPASSLYLWVLDANHDARNFYEHQGGRCADEEVWSPPGGGKVKRLRYIWPADKLPLDPSSEFQQL